One window of the Trifolium pratense cultivar HEN17-A07 linkage group LG2, ARS_RC_1.1, whole genome shotgun sequence genome contains the following:
- the LOC123904559 gene encoding uncharacterized protein LOC123904559: MGDHPRSPPLDLHNIFKMPKTKSLKDVSKVYKTFVSKRHHDKKHNEEPTTPLAFDHNENRRVDEDIWSPKLMSRSESRRSKTPNPRSESRRSKTPNPRTRPLSRNESRRCKTPTSLSRSNSRKSATEIAASSLKRIMSRRSSSSASLSRDDIKLEISEPELLPKFAASPIQEFVIRSLREKEHHDHKVSLSSNLSRRSTTPIIFSQTTTRRKPPEVEKTLEFTLEELCFGCVKKIKVTRDAIRHPGVIIQEEEILKIEVKPGWRKGTKITFEGVGDEKPGYLPADIVFLIDEKKHPLFSRNGNDLEICVEIPLVDALAGCTIPIPLLGGEKLKLSFENTVIYPGFEKVIKGQGMTNPKDNSTRGDLHVKFFVDFPTELSDEKRKEAVSILQDCC; this comes from the exons ATGGGAGACCATCCACGCTCCCCACCATTGGATTTACACAACATCTTTAAGATGCCAAAAACTAAATCTTTGAAAGATGTTAGCAAGGTTTACAAAACATTTGTATCAAAACGGCACCATGACAAGAAACACAATGAG GAACCAACAACACCCTTAGCTTTTGATCACAACGAAAATAGAAGAGTGGATGAAGACATTTGGAGTCCTAAATTGATGTCAAGGAGTGAAAGTAGAAGATCAAAAACTCCTAATCCAAGAAGTGAAAGTAGAAGATCAAAAACTCCAAATCCAAGAACAAGGCCTCTATCAAGAAATGAAAGCAGAAGATGCAAAACACCAACCTCATTATCGCGGAGTAATAGTCGAAAAAGTGCAACAGAAATTGCTGCATCATCTCTCAAAAGAATTATGAGCAGAAGAAGTAGTTCTTCAGCTTCTTTATCAAGAGACGATATCAAATTGGAGATTTCTGAACCTGAGCTATTGCCTAAGTTTGCAGCCTCTCCAATACAGGAGTTTGTAATAAGAAGTTTAAGAGAAAAAGAACACCATGACCATAAAGTGTCTCTCTCAAGCAATCTCAGCCGTAGATCCACAACACCTATCATATTTTCACAGACAACAACAAGAAGGAAACCACCAGAAGTTGAGAAAACACTTGAATTCACACTTGAGGAGTTATGCTTTGGATGTGTCAAAAAGATTAAAGTTACTAGAGATGCTATCAGACACCCCGg GGTGATCATCCAGGAGgaggaaattttaaaaattgaagtgAAGCCAGGATGGAGAAAAGGAACAAAGATTACATTTGAGGGAGTTGGTGATGAGAAACCTGGTTACCTCCCTGCTGACATAGTATTTTTAATTGATGAAAAGAAACACCCTTTGTTTAGCAGAAATGGCAATGATTTGGAAATTTGTGTTGAGATTCCTCTAGTAGATGCACTTGCAGGATGCACCATACCAATTCCTCTGTTAGGAGGAGAAAAACTGAAGTTATCATTTGAGAATACTGTTATATATCCTGGTTTTGAGAAAGTTATTAAAGGTCAAGGAATGACAAACCCCAAAGATAATAGCACAAGAGGTGACCTTCATGTCAAATTCTTTGTTGACTTCCCCACAGAATTAAGTGATGAAAAAAGGAAAGAAGCTGTTAGTATTTTACAAGATTGCTGCTAA
- the LOC123910457 gene encoding membralin-like protein At1g60995, translated as MDPEQTFIRVQERFSQMLTPKVRVTLEYLYLFIAITLFCILVVMHANYVQQPGCSGELSGVLTSEAQLIQIKITSAGLWYHNDSESNIIDPPETKAAKDKIEVSDVNQDESTLFLGSMYLWNWIGSGARRGKLAFKFWKTDTEFLEHQAETSTSNQNSRPLVEDAVIKIDKEEPQSSFTLSAKETLKAAIIHFGKKWYRRISFIWRHTMQIIGSFQKLWDIAGVHLNLDIPKWMHILHLDKVNSNAVQWLKKKTKLSEPTYLYTMEKGYFLLPESAKSHHNICTVNVSISAWHSCFGNRWQQLLINRFVGYDTILINSLLSSPGQGYLYNYQSKEFYNLSFALEVPEVPAKFGDYLVTKCGVLMMSLFVFFTTTMSVSFTLRETQTRMLKFTVQLQHHARHRLPTFQLIFVHVIESLVFVPIMIGILFFLFEFYDDQLLAFMVLILVWLCELFTLISVRTPISMKFFPRFFLLYFLVFHIYFFSYAYGFSYLALSTTAAFMQHLILYFWNRFEVPALQRFVQNRRSQLQQHPDFHITSSTILASTLHITRLNTRNQGLSATNLPSGTGFRPGFDQSMPQNGPGVTDPQGQSESNSDRVANPTQIPGQADIRQAERGPNPGSMNSISSLLLWILGGASSEGLNSFFSMFRDVRDQGQVYTEAPRHDNRENQENDRQR; from the exons CCTGGGTGTTCAGGTGAGCTATCTGGAGTTCTCACATCAGAAGCCCAACTTATTCAGATTAAG ATAACCAGTGCCGGCTTGTGGTATCACAACGATTCTGAATCAAACATAATAGATCCTCCTGAAACAAAAGCTGCAAAAGATAAAATCGAGGTTTCTGATGTCAATCAAGATGAATCAACATTATTTTTAGGGTCCATGTATTTGTGGAATTGGATTGGTTCAGGTGCTAGGAGGGGAAAATTGGCATTCAAGTTTTGGAAGACTGACACTGAATTTCTTGAACATCAAGCCGAGACCTCTACAAGCAACCAAAACTCCAGGCCACTGGTTGAAGATGCTGTCATCAAAATTGATAAAGAGGAGCCACAGAGTAGTTTTACCTTATCAGCCAAAGAGACACTAAAAGCGGCAATTATACATTTTGGTAAAAAGTGGTATAGGCGAATCTCATTCATTTGGAGACACACAATGCAGATAATTGGAAGTTTCCAGAAGCTGTGG GATATTGCTGGTGTACACCTAAATCTTGATATTCCCAAATGGATGCATATCCTTCATTTGGACAAGGTTAACTCTAATGCAG TGCAATGGCTTAAAAAGAAAACCAAGTTGTCTGAACCCACATATTTGTACACTATGGAAAAG GGGTATTTCTTGTTACCTGAAAGTGCCAAGTCTCATCATAATATATGTACTGTGAATGTTAGCATATCAGCCTGGCACTCCTGCTTTGGAAATAG GTGGCAACAACTACTCATAAACAGATTTGTAGGATATGATACAATTTTAATCAACAGTTTATTGAGTTCTCCTGGTCAAG GTTatctttataattatcaatCAAAGGAATTCTATAACCTTAGTTTTGCACTCGAAGTTCCTGAAGTCCCAGCTAAGTTTGGAG ATTACCTTGTAACGAAGTGTGGCGTGCTTATGATGTCCTTGTTTGTGTTTTTTACTACCACAATGTCTGTGTCATTTACATTGAGAGAAACACAGACCCGCATGCTGAAGTTTACAG TGCAACTTCAACACCATGCTCGACATCGGCTTCCAACATTTCAGTTGATCTTTGTACATGTCATCGAATCACTAGTCTTTGTTCCT ATTATGATTGGTATTCTGTTTTTCCTCTTTGAGTTTTATGATGATCAGCTTCTTGCTTTCATGGTCTTGATTCTTGTCTGGTTGTGTGAGCTATTTACTCTTATTAG TGTCCGAACACCAATATCAATGAAGTTCTTCCCTCGCTTCTTTCTGCTGTATTTTCTGGTCTTTCACATATATTTCTTCTCTTATGCTTATG GTTTTTCATATTTGGCTCTCTCTACAACTGCAGCTTTTATGCAACATCTTATCCTGTATTTTTGGAATCGGTTTGAG GTACCGGCATTGCAAAGGTTTGTGCAAAATCGACGTTCACAACTTCAACAACACCCAGACTTCCATATTACCTCATCTACTATTCTTGCATCAACGCTACACATCACAAGATTGAACACAAGGAACCAGGGATTAAGTGCCACAAATTTGCCTTCCGGGACAGGGTTCAGACCTGGTTTTGATCAATCAATGCCTCAGAACGGACCAGGAGTTACTGACCCTCAAGGGCAGTCAGAAAGTAATTCTGATAGGGTTGCCAACCCTACACAGATTCCTGGCCAAGCCGACATTCGACAAGCTGAAAGGGGTCCTAACCCTGGATCAATGAATTCAATTAGTTCTCTGTTATTATGGATATTAGGAGGAGCTTCATCTGAGGGCCTCAACTCGTTTTTCTCCATGTTCAGAGATGTGAGGGACCAAGGACAAGTATATACTGAAGCTCCTAGGCATGATAACCGTGAGAATCAGGAGAATGACAGACAACGATGA